A portion of the Adhaeribacter radiodurans genome contains these proteins:
- the hisA gene encoding 1-(5-phosphoribosyl)-5-[(5-phosphoribosylamino)methylideneamino]imidazole-4-carboxamide isomerase, with the protein MMQIIPAIDIIGGQCVRLTEGDFTQQKTYASNPVEVAKQFVDAGLQRLHLVDLDGARARKPLNLAVLEAIATQTNLIIDFGGGIQSEESIQQAFNAGAQQITAGSIAVREVSLVQHWLEKFGANKIIIGADFRDNFISINAWAEQSTVSLTNFIQQYLEYGAQTFICTDVSKDGKLQGPATQTYTELVQSFPKAGFIASGGVTTINDLEELKAIGMEGVIIGKAIYEGTITLADLNKFVC; encoded by the coding sequence ATGATGCAGATTATTCCCGCGATTGATATTATTGGTGGCCAGTGCGTCCGCCTAACTGAAGGTGATTTTACCCAGCAAAAAACGTATGCCAGCAATCCGGTAGAAGTTGCTAAACAATTTGTTGATGCCGGTTTACAACGCTTGCATTTAGTAGATTTAGACGGAGCCCGGGCACGTAAACCTCTAAATTTAGCTGTATTAGAAGCCATTGCTACTCAAACAAATTTAATTATTGATTTTGGCGGCGGTATTCAGTCAGAAGAATCTATTCAGCAAGCGTTTAATGCCGGAGCACAGCAAATTACTGCTGGTAGTATTGCCGTACGCGAGGTAAGCTTAGTGCAGCATTGGTTAGAAAAATTCGGGGCTAATAAAATAATTATTGGAGCCGATTTTCGTGATAACTTTATTTCTATAAATGCCTGGGCTGAGCAATCTACGGTTTCGCTTACTAATTTTATTCAACAGTATTTAGAATACGGGGCTCAGACCTTTATTTGTACCGATGTCAGTAAAGACGGTAAATTGCAGGGACCGGCTACTCAAACTTACACCGAGCTGGTTCAAAGTTTTCCGAAAGCTGGGTTTATTGCTAGCGGTGGTGTAACAACCATTAACGATTTAGAAGAATTAAAAGCTATCGGAATGGAAGGCGTAATTATTGGAAAAGCCATTTACGAAGGAACCATTACCCTGGCAGATTTAAATAAATTTGTATGTTAA
- a CDS encoding phage holin family protein, giving the protein MNYILNLLVNAGVVMLMAYILPQVRVKSFGTALWVAFLVSILNVTVGFLLRLPLNLVTFFLLSFFVRLIVTAIIIKLVDKLLSNFEVRGFWPALVIALAIAIAGALFDRQEAEERYDTASQTIISNQTVI; this is encoded by the coding sequence ATGAATTACATTCTTAACCTTTTAGTAAACGCCGGTGTCGTAATGCTAATGGCTTATATATTGCCCCAGGTGCGCGTAAAAAGCTTTGGTACTGCTTTGTGGGTCGCTTTTCTGGTGAGTATTTTAAATGTTACGGTTGGTTTCTTGCTGCGTTTACCACTTAATTTAGTAACCTTCTTTTTGCTAAGTTTTTTCGTTCGCCTGATAGTAACTGCTATAATCATTAAACTGGTAGATAAATTGTTAAGTAACTTTGAGGTGCGCGGTTTTTGGCCGGCATTGGTAATAGCTTTAGCTATAGCTATAGCCGGGGCTCTTTTCGACCGCCAAGAAGCCGAAGAGCGGTACGATACTGCTTCTCAAACAATTATCAGTAACCAAACCGTAATCTAA
- the hisB gene encoding bifunctional histidinol-phosphatase/imidazoleglycerol-phosphate dehydratase HisB yields the protein MKKVLFIDRDGTILVEPKTDYQVDSFDKFSFLPGVIRNLYKISSELDYEFVMVTNQDGLGTSSYPENTFWPFQNKMLEILAGEGITFSDILIDRSFEHENLPTRKPGIGMLQKYLSGNYDLVNSYVIGDRVTDIKLADNLGCKAIYLNESYNATIAFSTNSWDEIYNYLRLPARKASIIRNTNETKIKVNLNLDGTGEMHIHTGLGFFDHMLEQLSKHSGADMKIQVEGDLHIDEHHTIEDTAIAIGEAFAQALGDKRGISRYGYLLPMDDVLAQVALDFSGRPWLVWEADFKREKVGDMPTEMFFHFFKSFSDAAKCNLNVKAEGANEHHKIEAIFKAVAKSIKMAVARDVNKMEIPSTKGIL from the coding sequence CCTTCTTACCAGGTGTAATCCGAAATTTATATAAGATTAGTTCTGAACTGGATTATGAATTTGTGATGGTTACGAACCAGGACGGATTAGGTACTTCTTCTTATCCGGAAAATACTTTTTGGCCTTTCCAGAACAAAATGTTGGAAATTCTGGCCGGTGAAGGAATAACTTTTTCAGACATTTTAATTGATAGAAGTTTTGAACACGAAAATTTACCTACCCGCAAGCCTGGCATTGGAATGCTGCAAAAGTATTTATCAGGAAATTACGATTTAGTAAATTCCTATGTGATTGGCGATAGAGTTACCGATATAAAATTAGCTGATAACCTGGGATGTAAAGCTATTTATCTCAACGAAAGCTATAATGCTACAATTGCTTTTTCTACTAACAGTTGGGATGAAATTTACAACTATCTTCGTTTGCCTGCTCGTAAAGCAAGTATCATCCGCAATACCAACGAAACCAAAATTAAAGTTAATTTAAACTTGGATGGTACCGGAGAGATGCACATCCATACCGGATTAGGTTTTTTCGATCACATGTTAGAGCAATTGAGTAAACATTCAGGTGCAGATATGAAGATTCAGGTAGAAGGAGATTTACACATTGATGAGCATCACACCATCGAAGATACAGCTATTGCCATTGGCGAAGCTTTTGCCCAAGCCTTAGGTGATAAAAGAGGTATTAGCCGCTACGGGTATTTATTACCCATGGACGATGTATTGGCCCAGGTAGCGTTAGACTTTTCCGGTAGACCTTGGTTGGTTTGGGAAGCAGATTTTAAACGTGAAAAAGTAGGCGATATGCCAACAGAAATGTTTTTCCACTTCTTTAAATCGTTCTCGGATGCTGCTAAATGTAATTTAAATGTGAAAGCCGAAGGTGCCAACGAACACCACAAAATTGAAGCAATTTTTAAAGCAGTAGCTAAGTCTATTAAAATGGCAGTGGCGCGTGACGTAAACAAAATGGAGATTCCCAGTACCAAAGGTATTTTATAA
- a CDS encoding DinB family protein, whose amino-acid sequence MAEKNNLEVWLRGPIADIHWNLQPVAHALLQAREEVNELTNNFNEDLLWKKPGPVATAGFHLQHLTGVLDRLFTYARGEALNTEQLKALAQESQPDVAQLNLIGLVQNFNNQVDKAIAQLKQTDSNQLSETRLVGRAKIPSTVLGLLFHAAEHTQRHLGQLLVTVKVLESSSELQ is encoded by the coding sequence ATGGCAGAGAAAAATAATTTAGAAGTTTGGTTACGCGGACCTATAGCAGATATTCATTGGAATTTGCAACCAGTGGCACATGCATTATTACAGGCGCGTGAAGAAGTAAATGAATTAACAAACAATTTTAACGAGGATTTACTTTGGAAAAAACCTGGCCCGGTAGCTACGGCGGGTTTTCATTTGCAACATCTTACCGGAGTTTTAGATCGGCTATTTACGTATGCTCGTGGCGAGGCTTTAAATACGGAGCAATTAAAAGCTTTAGCTCAGGAAAGTCAACCTGATGTGGCACAATTAAACTTAATCGGTTTAGTGCAGAATTTTAATAATCAGGTAGACAAAGCAATTGCCCAACTAAAACAAACCGACAGCAATCAATTAAGTGAAACCAGGCTTGTTGGTCGGGCTAAAATACCTTCTACTGTATTGGGTTTACTTTTTCATGCAGCAGAACATACCCAACGGCACTTGGGGCAACTATTAGTTACCGTAAAAGTTTTAGAATCATCATCGGAGTTACAATAG
- the hisH gene encoding imidazole glycerol phosphate synthase subunit HisH — MSIVIIDYKGGNVQSVKFALERLGAEATLSADPEVIRSADKIIFPGEGEASSAMEELRARGLDKVIPELTQPFLGICLGIQLLCRHSQENDTQMLDIIPVDVVRFNHSLKVPHMGWNNLFDLKGDLFNGVNEQDYVYFVHSYYLPVCEYTIATGAYPEPFSAAVQYKNFYAMQFHTEKSGPTGTRIIENFLAL, encoded by the coding sequence ATGAGTATTGTTATTATTGATTACAAAGGAGGTAATGTACAATCAGTAAAGTTTGCGCTGGAAAGATTAGGAGCAGAAGCCACTTTGAGCGCTGATCCGGAAGTGATCAGAAGCGCCGATAAAATTATATTTCCGGGCGAAGGGGAGGCTAGTTCTGCTATGGAGGAGCTAAGAGCCCGCGGTTTAGATAAAGTAATTCCTGAATTAACGCAACCCTTTCTAGGCATTTGTTTAGGTATCCAGCTTTTATGCCGGCACTCCCAAGAAAATGACACGCAAATGCTTGATATTATTCCAGTTGATGTGGTTCGGTTTAATCATAGCTTAAAGGTTCCACATATGGGTTGGAATAACTTATTTGATTTAAAAGGCGATTTGTTTAATGGCGTAAATGAGCAGGATTACGTTTATTTTGTACATAGCTATTATTTACCCGTTTGTGAATACACCATTGCCACAGGAGCTTACCCAGAACCTTTTAGTGCGGCTGTACAATACAAAAATTTTTACGCCATGCAGTTCCATACCGAAAAAAGTGGCCCTACCGGTACACGAATTATAGAGAACTTCCTCGCTTTATGA
- the hisIE gene encoding bifunctional phosphoribosyl-AMP cyclohydrolase/phosphoribosyl-ATP diphosphatase HisIE yields MLLDFAKAGGLLPVVIQDNSSQEVLMVGFMNQEAYEKTQQEKVVTFYSRTKNRLWTKGETSGNFLHVVSIQVDCDQDTLLIKANPVGPVCHTGARTCFEPAPDTNTSNTIPTPDVFFLKYLENLIQDRRKNPQEKSYTNLLFEKGIQKIAQKVGEEAVETVIDAVAGNKERLKEEAADLLYHLLVLLAASDLQLSDVIQVLQKRHQK; encoded by the coding sequence ATGTTATTAGATTTTGCAAAAGCTGGTGGCTTGTTACCCGTAGTTATTCAAGACAATTCTTCTCAGGAAGTACTTATGGTTGGGTTTATGAACCAAGAGGCATACGAAAAAACCCAGCAAGAAAAAGTAGTTACTTTTTATTCCAGAACCAAAAATCGCCTTTGGACCAAAGGAGAAACCAGCGGTAATTTCCTGCACGTAGTTAGTATTCAGGTAGATTGCGATCAAGATACATTATTAATTAAAGCAAATCCGGTTGGGCCGGTTTGCCATACCGGTGCCCGTACTTGTTTTGAACCAGCTCCAGATACAAATACCTCCAATACAATTCCAACACCCGATGTGTTTTTTCTAAAATATCTCGAAAATCTAATTCAGGACCGGCGCAAAAATCCGCAGGAAAAATCGTATACGAATCTGCTTTTTGAAAAAGGAATTCAGAAGATTGCACAAAAGGTAGGAGAGGAAGCCGTGGAAACAGTTATTGATGCTGTAGCCGGCAATAAAGAACGTTTAAAGGAAGAAGCGGCTGATTTATTATATCATCTGCTGGTATTATTAGCTGCCTCAGATTTGCAATTATCCGACGTTATTCAAGTATTACAAAAGCGGCATCAGAAATAA
- the hisF gene encoding imidazole glycerol phosphate synthase subunit HisF, whose translation MLTKRIIPCLDIKNGRTVKGVMFENIRDAGDPVALAAEYARQGADELVFLDITATNEERKTFAQLVREIARHIDIPFTVGGGIGAIRDVEVLLHEGADKVSINSAAIKEPQLVYDLAKRFGSQCITVAIDTKLTATGWKVFSRAGTLETEHATLDWAKQITDLGAGEILLTSMSHDGTKNGFALDITGAVSQGVSIPVIASGGAGQMEHFADVFNKAQADAALAASIFHFGEIPIPALKKYLVNQDLPIRLCY comes from the coding sequence ATGTTAACAAAACGTATTATTCCTTGTCTGGATATAAAAAACGGACGAACCGTGAAAGGGGTAATGTTCGAAAACATCCGGGATGCAGGTGATCCGGTGGCTTTGGCCGCCGAGTACGCCCGGCAAGGAGCGGATGAACTGGTGTTTTTAGATATTACCGCCACTAACGAAGAGCGTAAAACCTTTGCTCAACTCGTCCGGGAAATTGCGCGCCATATTGATATTCCGTTTACGGTAGGAGGCGGTATTGGTGCTATCCGCGACGTGGAAGTACTTCTGCACGAAGGAGCCGATAAAGTATCTATTAACTCTGCCGCTATAAAAGAACCGCAACTGGTATACGATCTGGCTAAACGTTTCGGTAGCCAATGTATAACGGTTGCCATTGATACCAAATTAACTGCTACGGGTTGGAAAGTATTTAGCCGCGCCGGAACCTTGGAAACGGAACATGCTACATTAGATTGGGCAAAACAAATTACGGATTTAGGTGCCGGCGAAATTTTGCTCACCTCTATGAGCCACGATGGTACCAAAAACGGATTTGCTTTGGATATTACCGGTGCTGTTTCACAGGGAGTTTCTATTCCGGTTATTGCTTCGGGAGGAGCCGGCCAAATGGAACACTTTGCGGATGTATTTAATAAAGCACAGGCAGATGCTGCTTTGGCTGCCAGTATTTTTCACTTCGGCGAGATTCCCATTCCTGCCCTTAAAAAATATTTAGTTAACCAGGATTTACCTATTCGTTTATGTTATTAG
- a CDS encoding phosphoenolpyruvate carboxylase codes for MSAYSNGSLHQFRNLVGFKYEMYNSLFSSLPFYRVEKTGVLLSLFLLHCEEGLKKESSPNEIIESFFQQYTSYATEQEQTDLLFRFVQFAERQVVLFDALEDAAFNQINDMQGVGTLKHLESEIVQYRTQNKLAEKLQDFSVRLVLTAHPTQFYPSEVLGIINDLSKALTNDNTALANSYLQQLGKTPFFKKEKPTPYDEAVNLIWFLENVFYPATGQILSYLKNRFPNAINPNNPLIRMGFWPGGDRDGNPFVTVPNTLKVAEALRGGIVKSYYLEVRRLKKRLTFKGVANLLADLEQRLYNNLFVPGYKADLSVAEIKGTMQQIRATILRLHNGLFVNQVDSFLNKVDLFGLHFASLDIRQDSSVHTRLLEEVAGKSDVLPENYAELSEDDKINALLAIEKTIEPAFFEDELLQDTLESLNAIKTIQAFNGEAGCHRYIISHSTSALNVLEVYALFILRGWEPESISVDIVPLFETIEDLRNSGSVMQKLYENQTYRQHLQSRGNVQTIMLGFSDGTKDGGYLMANWSIYKAKEMLSNLSKQYEIEVVFFDGRGGPPARGGGKTHQFYASMGRNIANKEIQLTIQGQTISSNFGTVDAARYNMEQLMHAGISNALFSNREKTLTEPEEELLISLANESFNAYNTLKNHPDFLEYLNYVSPLRYYAEANIGSRPAKRKSGQLNLDDLRAVPYVGAWSQLKQNVPGFYGVGTALEKMEAAGKWPELKALYEDSLFFKTLLDNCEMAMNKCCFPVTAYLAEHPKYGVLWKIMNEEFERSKKYLLLLSGSDELMADKPIDQLSIQLRQRIELPLITIQQYALTKIRAMEEQQLERDEKKIYEKLVMRCSFGIINAERNSA; via the coding sequence ATGAGTGCTTATTCAAACGGTTCCTTGCACCAATTCCGGAACCTGGTTGGTTTCAAATACGAAATGTATAATAGCTTATTCTCTTCTTTGCCCTTTTATCGGGTAGAGAAAACAGGAGTGCTCTTATCATTGTTTTTGTTACATTGCGAAGAAGGATTAAAAAAAGAATCTAGTCCGAACGAAATTATTGAATCATTTTTTCAGCAGTATACCTCTTATGCCACTGAACAGGAGCAAACCGATTTATTATTTCGTTTTGTTCAATTTGCCGAACGCCAGGTAGTTTTATTTGATGCTTTAGAAGATGCAGCATTTAATCAGATAAACGATATGCAAGGAGTTGGCACCTTAAAGCATCTGGAATCTGAAATTGTTCAGTACCGGACCCAGAATAAGTTAGCTGAAAAATTACAGGATTTTTCCGTTCGTTTGGTCTTAACTGCTCATCCCACACAATTTTATCCCAGTGAGGTTCTAGGAATTATTAATGATTTATCTAAAGCCTTAACGAACGATAATACCGCTTTAGCAAATTCTTACCTGCAACAGTTAGGTAAAACACCTTTTTTCAAAAAAGAAAAACCTACCCCTTACGACGAAGCCGTAAATTTAATCTGGTTTTTAGAAAATGTCTTTTATCCAGCTACCGGTCAAATCTTATCTTATTTAAAAAACAGATTTCCAAATGCTATTAATCCGAATAATCCTTTAATTAGAATGGGTTTTTGGCCAGGCGGAGACCGGGATGGGAATCCGTTTGTAACGGTGCCTAATACCTTAAAAGTAGCCGAGGCTTTGCGGGGTGGAATAGTAAAATCTTATTATTTGGAAGTTCGCCGGTTGAAAAAACGCCTTACTTTTAAAGGAGTTGCTAATTTGCTGGCAGACCTGGAACAACGATTATACAATAATTTATTTGTACCAGGTTATAAAGCCGATTTATCAGTAGCAGAAATAAAAGGTACCATGCAGCAGATTCGGGCAACTATTCTGCGCTTGCATAATGGCTTATTTGTAAACCAGGTAGATTCTTTTCTGAATAAAGTAGATTTGTTTGGCTTGCATTTCGCTTCACTCGACATCCGGCAGGATTCTTCGGTGCATACCAGATTGCTGGAAGAAGTAGCAGGTAAGTCGGATGTTTTACCTGAAAATTACGCAGAACTATCTGAAGACGATAAAATCAATGCTTTATTAGCAATAGAAAAAACTATTGAACCTGCATTTTTTGAAGACGAGCTGTTGCAAGACACCCTCGAATCATTAAATGCTATTAAAACTATTCAGGCCTTTAACGGAGAAGCAGGTTGCCACCGGTACATTATCAGCCATAGTACCAGTGCGCTAAATGTATTAGAAGTATATGCCCTTTTCATACTGCGGGGCTGGGAACCAGAATCTATTTCGGTGGATATCGTGCCACTTTTCGAGACAATCGAAGATTTGCGGAATTCCGGATCTGTTATGCAAAAGCTATATGAAAATCAAACTTACCGGCAACACTTACAATCGCGCGGTAACGTGCAAACCATTATGCTGGGATTTTCGGATGGAACCAAGGATGGCGGCTATTTAATGGCAAACTGGAGCATTTATAAGGCTAAAGAAATGCTTAGCAACCTTTCTAAACAATATGAGATAGAGGTTGTATTTTTTGATGGTCGGGGGGGGCCGCCCGCCCGGGGAGGTGGAAAAACGCACCAATTTTATGCCTCTATGGGAAGAAACATTGCCAATAAAGAAATTCAATTAACCATTCAAGGGCAAACCATTAGCTCTAATTTCGGTACTGTAGATGCTGCCCGGTACAATATGGAGCAATTAATGCATGCCGGAATTAGTAATGCACTTTTCTCAAACCGGGAAAAAACATTAACCGAGCCCGAAGAAGAATTGCTTATTAGCCTGGCTAACGAAAGCTTTAATGCGTATAATACTTTAAAAAACCACCCTGATTTTCTGGAATACCTGAATTATGTAAGCCCTTTACGGTACTACGCCGAAGCTAATATTGGCAGTCGGCCGGCTAAACGTAAATCCGGTCAATTAAACCTAGACGATTTACGAGCCGTGCCTTACGTTGGAGCCTGGAGTCAGTTAAAGCAAAACGTACCTGGGTTTTATGGCGTAGGAACTGCCTTAGAGAAAATGGAAGCCGCTGGTAAATGGCCGGAATTAAAAGCTTTATACGAAGATTCTTTATTCTTTAAAACGTTACTCGATAATTGCGAAATGGCCATGAATAAATGCTGTTTTCCAGTTACGGCTTATCTGGCGGAGCACCCTAAATATGGTGTTCTTTGGAAGATTATGAACGAAGAATTTGAAAGAAGCAAAAAGTATTTACTTCTTCTTTCGGGTAGCGACGAGTTAATGGCAGATAAACCCATTGACCAGCTTTCTATTCAATTAAGACAAAGAATAGAGTTACCATTGATTACCATTCAGCAATATGCTCTTACTAAAATACGGGCTATGGAAGAACAACAATTAGAAAGAGACGAAAAGAAAATCTATGAAAAACTAGTAATGCGTTGTTCTTTTGGTATCATAAACGCGGAGCGGAATTCAGCTTAG
- a CDS encoding MBL fold metallo-hydrolase produces MPVNYICTTCGVQYAATDKEPERCIICEDDRQYVNWQGQTWTTLPEMQQEYRNDIQQVEPNLYQIHTTPKFGIAQKAYLLVNPSGNILWDCITLIDEDTIKFIQSLGGIQAIALSHPHYYSSIVNWSRTFNNAPIYIHASDKEWVTQSDNAIQFWEGKILELIDSISIINCGGHFPGACVLHWPAGADGKGVVLSGDTLQVAMDRQSVSFMYSYPNLIPLRQAEIIAIRDALQGVNFERMYGAFEPYIKQNARQAFDHSIVRYLQIYE; encoded by the coding sequence ATGCCTGTAAACTATATCTGCACAACCTGCGGCGTACAATATGCCGCTACCGATAAAGAACCGGAGCGTTGTATCATCTGCGAAGACGATCGCCAGTACGTAAACTGGCAGGGACAAACCTGGACTACCTTACCGGAAATGCAGCAAGAATACCGCAATGATATTCAACAGGTAGAGCCAAATTTATATCAGATCCACACTACTCCTAAATTTGGTATTGCTCAGAAAGCCTATTTACTTGTAAACCCTAGCGGAAATATTCTATGGGATTGTATTACTCTGATTGACGAGGACACCATAAAATTTATTCAAAGCCTCGGAGGTATTCAAGCTATTGCGCTTTCCCATCCGCATTATTATTCATCAATTGTTAATTGGAGCCGCACATTTAACAATGCTCCCATTTACATTCACGCCTCTGATAAAGAATGGGTAACGCAATCAGATAATGCTATTCAGTTTTGGGAGGGAAAAATACTAGAACTAATCGATAGTATAAGTATAATAAACTGCGGCGGGCATTTTCCGGGAGCTTGTGTACTGCATTGGCCAGCTGGGGCCGATGGAAAAGGAGTGGTATTATCCGGCGATACGCTCCAGGTTGCCATGGATCGGCAATCCGTTTCGTTTATGTATTCTTATCCTAACTTAATTCCTTTACGTCAGGCAGAAATAATTGCTATACGGGATGCCCTGCAGGGCGTGAATTTTGAACGCATGTACGGAGCTTTTGAGCCGTATATTAAACAAAATGCCCGACAAGCTTTCGATCATTCTATTGTTCGTTACCTCCAGATTTACGAATAA